The following coding sequences are from one Lycium ferocissimum isolate CSIRO_LF1 chromosome 3, AGI_CSIRO_Lferr_CH_V1, whole genome shotgun sequence window:
- the LOC132050537 gene encoding putative pentatricopeptide repeat-containing protein At1g12700, mitochondrial, with amino-acid sequence MVKMQPLPSSPIFCKLFKTVLNMKHYSAVVSLFREMQNLGIPINDFILNIVINSYCLMHRADCAFSVLPIYLKIGIPFNVVTFNTLLRGIFAEDKVKDAVELFKKLVREKICEPDEVMYATVMNGLSKRGHTQKTFSLLRLMEQGNTKPRINNYNIVIDALCKDGNLDATINLLNEMKQKGIPPDIVTYNSIIDGLCKFSQWEKVKTLFSEMVNFNIYPNVRTFNMVIDGLCKEGKVEDAKEVMKYMIGKGVEPNIVTYNAIMDGYCLRGQLDRARRVFDFMIDKNIEPNIISYSILINGYCKKKKPVKAMQLFCEISQKGSKPNIVVYNTILQGLFEVGRIGDAKKFFDEMLSTGPIPDLFTYGTLLNGYFKYGLVEEAMSLFHKLERKRENNNTIFYNIIISGLCKNGKFDEARAIFEKLSSIGLLPDVRLYTVMINGFCLEGLLDEAKDMLRRMEDNSCFPDNVTYNVIVQGFLRWCKISEMASFMKEMDGRGFSFDATTAELLVKAISENPSVLDMIPELHLKNKK; translated from the coding sequence ATGGTTAAAATGCAGCCTCTTCCTTCTAGTCCTATCTTCTGTAAATTATTTAAGACTGTACTAAATATGAAGCATTACTCTGCTGTCGTTTCACTTTTTCGAGAAATGCAGAATTTGGGTATCCCAATTAATGATTTCATCTTGAATATCGTGATTAACAGTTATTGCCTGATGCATCGTGCTGATTGTGCATTTTCGGTGTTACCCATTTACTTGAAGATTGGCATTCCATTTAATGTTGTCACCTTTAACACCCTATTAAGGGGAATCTTTGCTGAAGATAAGGTTAAAGATGCAGTTGAATTGTTCAAAAAATTGGTGAGAGAGAAGATTTGTGAGCCCGACGAAGTCATGTATGCAACTGTAATGAATGGTCTTAGCAAAAGGGGCCATACCCAAAAGACTTTTAGTTTGCTCCGTTTAATGGAGCAGGGGAATACTAAACCCAGAATAAATAACTACAACATTGTTATAGATGCGCTTTGCAAAGATGGAAACTTAGATGCTACTATCAACCTTCTAAACGAAATGAAGCAGAAAGGCATTCCTCCAGACATAGTCACATACAATTCAATAATTGATGGTTTGTGTAAGTTCAGTCAGTGGGAAAAGGTTAAGACTTTGTTCTCTGAGATGGTGAACTTTAATATTTATCCAAATGTGCGCACCTTCAACATGGTGATTGACGGACTATGCAAAGAAGGGAAAGTTGAAGATGCTAAGGAAGTGATGAAATACATGATCGGAAAAGGTGTAGAGCCTAATATAGTCACCTACAATGCGATAATGGATGGATATTGTTTGCGTGGTCAATTGGATAGAGCGAGGAGAGTTTTTGATTTCATGATAGATAAGAACATTGAACCTAACATTATCAGCTATAGCATACTAATAAATGGATATTGTAAGAAAAAGAAACCGGTCAAGGCCATGCAATTGTTTTGTGAAATTTCTCAAAAGGGATCAAAACCTAATATAGTTGTCTACAATACTATCTTGCAAGGTCTATTTGAAGTTGGAAGAATAGGCGATGCCAAAAAGTTTTTTGATGAGATGCTATCTACAGGGCCCATACCCGATTTATTCACTTATGGCACTTTGCTCAATGGTTATTTTAAGTACGGACTTGTTGAAGAAGCTATGTCACTCTTTCATAAGTTGGAACGAAAGAGAGAAAATAATAACACTATATTTTACAATATTATCATTAGTGGTTTGTGCAAAAATGGTAAATTCGACGAAGCTCGTGCTATTTTTGAGAAGCTTTCTTCAATTGGATTGCTTCCGGATGTGAGATTATACACTGTAATGATAAATGGATTTTGTCTTGAAGGGTTGTTAGATGAAGCTAAAGACATGCTAAGAAGAATGGAAGACAACAGTTGTTTTCCAGACAATGTCACTTACAATGTTATTGTGCAAGGATTTCTGAGGTGGTGCAAAATTAGTGAAATGGCATCTTTCATGAAGGAAATGGATGGAAGGGGCTTCTCATTTGATGCAACTACAGCTGAGTTACTGGTAAAGGCTATAAGTGAGAATCCTTCTGTCCTTGACATGATACCAGAGCTTCACTTGAAAAATAAGAAGTGA